In Akkermansia muciniphila, one DNA window encodes the following:
- a CDS encoding Fur family transcriptional regulator — translation MNPKTDSKQAVRTASTLPVISGLRLTKQRQEVYQVLLEQRDHPTANEVYQRVRKKLPSISLATVYNCLEALVNHGLVNQVNFERSSSRFCPNLVEHGHFQDTRTGRIYDITIKEGVDLKEFINLPDDVCVEEAQITLRGSITTPQG, via the coding sequence ATGAATCCCAAAACAGATTCCAAGCAGGCCGTCCGCACCGCCTCTACCCTGCCGGTCATTTCCGGGTTGAGACTTACCAAGCAAAGGCAGGAAGTCTATCAGGTTCTTCTGGAACAAAGGGATCATCCTACGGCCAATGAAGTTTACCAGCGGGTACGCAAAAAACTCCCCAGCATTTCCCTGGCCACCGTTTACAACTGCCTGGAGGCTCTGGTAAACCACGGCCTGGTCAATCAGGTCAACTTTGAACGTAGCTCTTCCCGCTTCTGTCCCAACCTCGTTGAGCACGGTCACTTCCAGGACACCCGGACCGGACGCATTTATGACATCACCATCAAGGAAGGCGTGGACCTGAAGGAATTCATCAACCTGCCCGACGACGTGTGCGTGGAAGAAGCCCAAATCACCCTGAGGGGGTCCATCACCACGCCGCAGGGCTAA
- the rplU gene encoding 50S ribosomal protein L21, with protein sequence MAYAIFKTGGKQYRVQTGDVIDVECINTLEEGAEASFDQVLMVENDGKVTVGAPMVEGATVSAKVVSQFRGKKIIAFKFKRRKGFHKKKGSRRAMTKLEITAINA encoded by the coding sequence ATGGCATACGCAATTTTCAAAACAGGTGGCAAGCAGTACCGCGTCCAGACGGGCGACGTGATCGACGTTGAATGCATCAATACCCTTGAAGAGGGGGCCGAAGCAAGCTTCGATCAGGTGCTTATGGTGGAAAATGACGGAAAAGTGACCGTCGGCGCCCCTATGGTGGAAGGAGCTACAGTCTCCGCCAAGGTGGTCAGCCAGTTCCGCGGCAAAAAGATCATCGCTTTCAAATTCAAGCGCCGCAAGGGCTTCCACAAGAAAAAAGGTTCCCGCCGCGCCATGACGAAGCTGGAAATCACCGCTATCAACGCCTAA
- a CDS encoding alpha/beta hydrolase — protein sequence MNLLRLLKTGTWKIPCTLLLAGALALACLQCSVRSLVYLPPQPRDKTAYLEKRAAWEPHRRTFHHNGAKLSGWLIEKKGQPLLVYYGGNAMDISMMLPYLDRFPHAKLLVNYRGYGLSTGIPTEQDIMGDSLAILDSVLKETGRTPDDVILVGQSLGSGVATQVASVRHVKKLVLLVPFDSLLETARGLFPYLPVRLLLPDHFRSDLAAPKVACPVSILAAGADEVIPPNHAKRLRDCFSVPVSYQEFPGAMHNTIWSSPGFDKAFSQSIGY from the coding sequence ATGAACCTTCTGAGGCTACTGAAAACGGGAACATGGAAAATCCCGTGCACACTTCTGCTTGCCGGAGCGCTGGCCCTGGCGTGCCTCCAGTGCTCCGTCCGCTCCCTGGTGTACCTGCCGCCCCAGCCCAGGGACAAAACCGCGTATCTGGAAAAACGGGCCGCCTGGGAACCGCATCGGCGCACCTTCCACCATAATGGGGCCAAACTCAGCGGCTGGCTTATTGAAAAGAAGGGGCAGCCCCTCCTGGTATATTATGGGGGAAACGCCATGGACATCTCCATGATGCTTCCCTACCTGGACCGGTTTCCCCATGCCAAGCTCCTGGTCAATTACCGCGGGTACGGGCTCAGCACCGGCATCCCCACGGAACAGGATATCATGGGAGACTCCCTGGCTATTCTTGACTCCGTTCTGAAGGAAACCGGAAGAACGCCGGATGACGTCATTCTGGTCGGGCAAAGCCTCGGTTCCGGAGTCGCTACCCAGGTAGCCTCTGTCAGGCACGTAAAAAAACTGGTGCTGCTGGTTCCTTTTGACAGCCTTCTGGAAACCGCCCGGGGCCTCTTTCCGTACCTGCCCGTCAGGCTTCTCCTTCCGGACCACTTCCGGTCGGACCTGGCCGCGCCCAAAGTCGCCTGCCCTGTCAGCATTCTGGCCGCGGGAGCGGATGAAGTCATTCCGCCGAACCACGCCAAACGGCTTCGGGACTGTTTCTCCGTACCGGTCAGCTACCAGGAATTCCCCGGAGCCATGCATAATACCATCTGGTCCAGCCCCGGCTTTGACAAAGCGTTTTCCCAAAGCATCGGGTACTAA
- a CDS encoding NPCBM/NEW2 domain-containing protein → MKVPASSLLMARQETGETRLDRSFSNAGLSIGGKKYATGIGTHATSMIPLPVPETPKILRLEGACGIDDGADGDGSVEFRVMSGSGVLWSSGVMKRGMAAKKFSIPVAENGIRHLYLMADRVDNNSYDHADWVDLAWKTGGSGQGAKGAVVNASEFGMVPGVRKDQGPALRAAVSALRKQGGGVLNIPGGVYHFYPEGALNMSFHISNHDQPLIHPVCVPLADLRDVRVEGNGSLFLFHGKVVPLLVMDCENVSVNRLAVDYERSWCTEARVMKADDRFTEVEIDKKAYPYEIRNNRFVFQGKGWEEGMGHCMAFEKGTGHIIANTSDIGWNGHVEPLGGNRLRLDWNLKQKGIKPGDTLVLRNYNRPHPGCVVYRARKTSLNDVSLHQSSGMALLVQRSEDFHMKGGGVMVRKGTGRVHTAGADATHFSNTRGAIVVEKALFEGMMDDAINVHSTCLGVMEVVDGHTLKCKYMHRQAVGFEVFLPGEKIRFINGPTLEPGGTATVKTAVKKSSSELVITVEEPLPPSVRAGDAVENADFYPSVVFRDNIVRNNRARGSLFTTPERVLVEGNLFDHSSGSAILLAGDAQGWYESGACHEVVIRKNTFINNLTSRYQFTNAIISIYPEVKQLGRQKDYYHRNVLIENNVFKTFDVPLLFAISTDNLRFINNKVIYNDEFKGWGQKPFQFRRCANILIKDNKVLPPRTWTLEDCKLENTPADQVCFGE, encoded by the coding sequence GTGAAAGTGCCTGCCTCCAGCCTGCTGATGGCCCGCCAGGAGACGGGAGAAACCCGGCTGGACCGTTCTTTCAGTAATGCGGGGTTGAGCATAGGCGGCAAGAAATATGCCACGGGAATCGGTACGCACGCTACGTCCATGATTCCCCTTCCCGTTCCGGAAACCCCGAAAATTCTGAGGCTGGAAGGAGCATGCGGCATTGATGACGGTGCGGATGGGGACGGAAGCGTGGAATTCCGCGTGATGAGCGGTTCCGGGGTTTTGTGGAGTTCCGGCGTGATGAAGAGGGGGATGGCCGCGAAGAAGTTTTCCATTCCGGTGGCGGAAAACGGCATACGGCATCTTTACCTGATGGCCGACCGGGTGGACAACAATTCCTACGATCATGCGGACTGGGTGGACCTGGCCTGGAAGACGGGAGGAAGTGGGCAGGGGGCGAAGGGAGCTGTGGTGAATGCCTCTGAATTCGGCATGGTTCCCGGCGTCAGAAAAGACCAGGGGCCGGCGCTGAGGGCAGCCGTTTCCGCTCTCCGAAAGCAGGGCGGAGGCGTTTTGAACATCCCCGGGGGCGTTTACCATTTTTATCCGGAGGGGGCTTTGAACATGAGCTTCCATATTTCCAACCATGACCAGCCGCTGATTCATCCGGTGTGCGTGCCCCTGGCCGATTTGAGAGATGTCCGCGTGGAGGGCAATGGTTCCCTGTTTCTTTTTCACGGCAAGGTGGTTCCCCTGCTGGTGATGGACTGCGAAAATGTCAGCGTCAACCGTTTGGCCGTGGATTATGAACGGTCCTGGTGCACGGAGGCGCGCGTCATGAAGGCGGACGACCGGTTTACGGAAGTGGAAATAGACAAAAAAGCCTATCCTTACGAAATTCGGAACAACAGATTCGTCTTTCAGGGGAAAGGCTGGGAAGAAGGGATGGGACACTGCATGGCCTTTGAGAAGGGGACGGGACATATCATCGCTAATACATCGGACATCGGCTGGAACGGACATGTGGAGCCGCTGGGCGGGAACCGTCTCCGTCTGGACTGGAACCTCAAGCAGAAGGGAATCAAGCCGGGGGATACGCTGGTGCTACGGAATTACAACCGCCCCCATCCGGGATGCGTGGTGTACCGGGCGCGGAAAACATCACTGAATGACGTATCCCTGCACCAGAGTTCAGGCATGGCCCTGCTGGTCCAGCGGTCGGAGGATTTCCATATGAAAGGCGGCGGAGTCATGGTCAGGAAAGGTACGGGGCGCGTGCACACCGCCGGAGCGGACGCTACCCATTTTTCCAATACCCGGGGCGCAATCGTGGTGGAGAAAGCCCTTTTCGAAGGGATGATGGATGACGCCATCAATGTCCATTCCACCTGCCTGGGCGTGATGGAAGTAGTGGACGGCCATACCCTGAAGTGCAAATACATGCATCGTCAGGCGGTGGGGTTTGAGGTATTTCTTCCCGGTGAAAAAATCCGTTTCATCAACGGTCCTACGCTGGAACCCGGAGGAACGGCCACTGTGAAAACGGCCGTGAAAAAAAGTTCCTCGGAATTGGTGATTACAGTGGAAGAGCCGCTTCCCCCCTCCGTCAGGGCCGGGGATGCCGTGGAGAATGCGGATTTTTACCCTTCCGTGGTTTTCCGCGACAATATCGTCCGCAACAACCGTGCACGAGGATCTCTTTTCACAACTCCGGAGAGAGTGCTGGTGGAGGGCAATTTGTTTGACCATTCCTCCGGCTCCGCCATTCTATTGGCAGGGGATGCCCAGGGGTGGTATGAAAGCGGCGCCTGCCATGAAGTGGTGATCCGCAAAAATACGTTCATTAACAACCTGACCTCGCGCTACCAGTTTACGAATGCCATTATTTCCATTTACCCGGAAGTCAAGCAGCTGGGCAGACAGAAGGATTACTATCATCGCAATGTGCTGATAGAAAATAATGTTTTCAAGACGTTCGATGTGCCGCTGCTGTTCGCCATTTCCACGGACAACCTCAGGTTCATCAATAATAAAGTCATTTACAATGATGAGTTTAAGGGGTGGGGGCAGAAACCTTTCCAATTCAGAAGATGCGCCAATATTCTGATTAAAGATAACAAGGTGCTGCCTCCACGCACATGGACTCTTGAAGACTGCAAGCTGGAAAATACTCCCGCAGACCAGGTTTGTTTTGGTGAGTAA
- the tsaE gene encoding tRNA (adenosine(37)-N6)-threonylcarbamoyltransferase complex ATPase subunit type 1 TsaE, with the protein MSEWHKIFKNGPVLTHSPEEMRELGRRIGKILMPGEILGVVGELGAGKTHLTQGIMEGLGSSEAAASPTFSLVHEHADGRLPACHFDFYRLKDESELTGIGWEEYLDGETVLIVEWANLFPEALPEEASWLLLEHEGSCLRRVSLAPAE; encoded by the coding sequence ATGAGCGAATGGCATAAAATTTTTAAAAACGGCCCCGTTTTGACTCATTCCCCGGAGGAAATGAGGGAACTGGGAAGGCGAATAGGTAAAATTTTAATGCCCGGTGAAATTCTGGGCGTGGTGGGTGAGCTGGGGGCCGGAAAGACGCACCTGACCCAGGGCATTATGGAGGGGCTGGGGAGCTCCGAGGCGGCAGCCAGCCCGACATTTTCCCTGGTGCATGAGCATGCTGACGGCCGTCTGCCGGCGTGCCATTTTGATTTTTACCGCCTGAAGGATGAGTCCGAGCTGACCGGCATAGGGTGGGAAGAGTATCTGGACGGAGAGACCGTGCTCATTGTCGAATGGGCCAACCTGTTTCCGGAAGCGCTTCCGGAAGAAGCCTCATGGCTGTTGCTGGAACATGAAGGAAGCTGCCTGCGCCGCGTGTCTCTGGCCCCTGCGGAATGA
- the rpmA gene encoding 50S ribosomal protein L27, which yields MAHKKGQGSVKNGRDSRSKRLGVKKFGGQEVIAGNIIIRQRGTKWHPGKGVGMGRDYTIFSLVDGRVFFDREGRRVNVAPEGSEAAN from the coding sequence ATGGCTCACAAGAAAGGTCAAGGTTCTGTCAAGAATGGTCGCGACTCCCGCAGCAAGCGCCTCGGCGTTAAAAAATTCGGCGGACAGGAAGTGATCGCGGGCAACATCATCATCCGCCAGCGCGGCACCAAGTGGCACCCCGGCAAGGGCGTAGGCATGGGTCGTGACTACACCATCTTCTCCCTGGTGGACGGCCGCGTGTTCTTTGACCGCGAAGGCCGCCGCGTCAATGTGGCTCCGGAAGGATCTGAAGCCGCCAACTAA